GACCCGGAGTTCAACTGGCGAGGCGCCGACCTGATGGCCAACTCGAACTAGCCAGGTTCAACAACCGCACACACAGACGCAAACCGGCCGGAGGAGGTGTGCCTCCGGCCGGTTCTGTGTGCTCTGACGGGTTCCGCTCTAAGCGAACGCTCCTCGGCCGTCCCATCCCGATCCGGGCGTTTCCCACCTCACTGGGGTGAGTCGCCGTTTTCGCGGGATAGCTGCGGCCCGCGCAGCGGGCCTCGCGGGCCGGCGCGACCGACCGGCCCCTACAGCGTCTGCACCGTGGCGATGCGCTCTTCGAGCTGCTCGATCGTTGCCTGGGCGCTCGGCGGGCCGCCGCACAGGCGGCGCAACTCTGCGTGGATCTTGCCGTGGGGCAGGCCGGTGCGGTGGTGGTGGGCGTTCACCAGGGAGTTGAGCTGGCGGCGCAGCGCGATCCGGCGCTCGCCCGCCGTGCGTGGCCCCGCGGGCTGCGCGGGCACGCCGCCGGCCGGTGCGGGTGCCTTCGTGCGGCGCTGGGCGGCCATCTGGTCGGCCTGGCGCTTGTTGAGCAGCAGGGCCACCTGCTCGGCCGTGAGCAGGCCGGGAAGCCCCAGGTACTCCTCCTCCTCGGGCGTGCCCGCCTGCGCGCCCGTGCCGAACGAGGCGCCGTCGAAGATGACCTGGTCGAGCTCGGCCGTGGCGGAGAGCGCCTCGAACCGCTTTTCCAGCTCGCCGCTCGCCTTCTCGGCGCGCTGCGCGCGCTCGAAGAGCTCCTCTTCCTCGGAGGCGCGCCGCTCGCCGAGCACGTGGTCGCGCTCGGCCTCCATCTCGCTCGCCAGGCCCAGCAGGTGCGGCACGCTCGGCAGGAAGACCGAGGCGGTCTCGCCGGGGCGGCGGGCGCGCACGAACCGGCCGATCGCCTGCGCGAAGTAGAGGGGCGTGGAGGCGCTCGTCGCGTACACCCCGACGGCCAGGCGCGGGATGTCGACGCCCTCGGAGACCATCCGAACGGCCACCAGCCAGCGCTGGTCCGACGCGGCGAACTGGGCGATGCGCGCCGAAGCGCCCTGGTCGTCGGAGAGCACCACGACCGCCTTCTCGCCGGTGACCCGCTCGATCAGCCGCGCGTACGCCCTCGCGGCCTGCTGGTCGGAGGCGATCACCAGCCCGCCCGCGTCGGCCATGCCGCCGACCCGCAGCACCTGCAGGCGCGCGTCGGCCGCCCGCAGCACCTGGGGCATCCACTCGCCGGTCGGGTCGAGGGCGGTGCGCCACGCCTGTGCCACGAGGTCCTGCGTCATCGGCTCGCCGAGCCGGGCGGCCAGCTCGTCGCCGGCGCTGGTGCGCCACCTGGTCTCGCCGGAGTACGCCAGGAAGATCACCGGCCGCACCACGCCCTCGCGGAGGGCGTCGGAGTAGCCGTACACCGAGTCGGAGCGGGACCGCTGGAGCCCGTCAGAGCCCCGCTCGTACGTCACGAAGGGGATGGGGTTGTCGTCGGACCGGAACGGGGTCCCGGTGAGCATGAGGCGGCGTACGGCGGGCTCGAAGGCCGCCCGCACACCCTCGCCCCACGAGCGCGAGTCGCCGGCGTGGTGGATCTCGTCGAGGATCACCAGCGTGCGGCGGGTCATCGTGCGGCGGCGGTGCACCTGGGGAGCGATGCCCACCTGCGCATACGTCACCACGGCGCCGTGGAAGTCGGTCGAGGAGTGGATGTCCGCATTGCGGAACGAGGCGTCCAGCTGGATGCCCACCCGCGCCGCCGAAGCCGCCCACTGGATCTTCAGGTGCTCGGTCGGCGCCACCACGGTGACCGCCTCGACCGTGCCGTCGACGAGCAGCTCGGCCGCGATGCGCAGCGCGAAGGTCGTCTTTCCGGCGCCGGGCGTGGCCACCGCCATGAAGTCCTCGCTGCGACGCCGCAGGTACTCCACCATCGCCTTGCGCTGCCAGGCCCGAAGCGGTGGAAAGTCGTCCAACGCCAGTCGCACCCGACACCCCCTTGACACACGAAATCGCCCCCGCGCGGAGCGCGAAGGCGGCCCTCAGCATAACCGCGCGGAGCCTCGGTGGCTGCCACGCGCCACACGCGTCACACCGCGGTCGGCGGGAGTGGCGCGGACCATTTGCGGAGGAGTGCGACGAGACGTACCCCGAAAATGAGCGCGGCGGGGACCAGCAGCACCACGTTGTGGTGCATCTCGGCGCGCTCCAGCGCGACCACCGCGACCGCGCCGGCGAGCGCGGCGACCGCGTAGATCTCGCGCCGCAGGACGACCGGGATCTCGCCGGTGAGCAGGTCGCGCCCGAGGCCGCCGCCGATGCCCACGAGCATGCCGATCAGGCAGGCGCCCACGGCGGGCACGCCCGCGTCGAGCGCCTTGAGCGTGCCGGTGACGGTGAAGAGGCCGAGCCCGGCGGCGTCGAGCACCAGCACGGTGCGGCGGAGCCGGGCGAGCTGAGGGTGGAGCCAGAAGGTGGCGGTGGCGACGACGGCGGCGACCGCGGCGTAGCGCCAGTCCTCGAAGGCGAGGGGTGGCACCACGTCGATCACGAGGTCGCGGAGGATCCCGCCGCCGAGCGCGGCGACGAAACCCACGAAGATCACGCCGAACAGGTCGAGGCGCTTGGCCACCCCGGCCGACGCCCCGGAGGCGGCGAAGACCGCCACCCCCACGAGGTCAGCGACGAGCAATTCGACCTGTCATTCGGACATCGACTCGTAGATCTCCTTGCACTGCGGGCAGACCGGCGAGCCCTTCTTGGGCACCTTGGTCACCGGAAAGGTCTCCCCGCACAGCGCGATCACGAAGGTGCCCATGACCGCACTCTCGGCGATCTTCTCTTTACGGACATAGTGGAACATCTCAGGACCGGTATCGGCGTCCTTGAGATCGGGAAGCTCAAGAACCTCAGTGCTCACGTGATGACACCTCCAGCCGGTAAGTTTTCCACCTCGGCGTCGGGCGGTCCAACGCGCCACATACGGTAGTGATCGTGACAGACCTTCACATCCGGGTCGGCCCCCATGTCGCCGAGGCGCTGCGCACCGGCCAGCCCGTCGTGGCCCTCGAGAGCACGATCGTCTCACACGGCCTGCCCCGCCCGGACAACCTTCGGGTGGCCCGCGAGATCGAGCGGGCGGTCCGCGCCACAGGCGCCGTACCAGCGACGATAGGCATGATCGAGGGCGCGCTCACCGTGGGCCTCGACGACGAGCAGCTGACCCGCCTCGCCACCGCGGACGGCGTCGCCAAGCTCTCCGTGCGCGACCTCGCCGTCGCGGCCGCCGCCGGCGCGGACGGCGCCACCACGGTCGCCGCCACCAGCGCGGTCGCGGTCGCCGCCGGCATCGGGGTCTTCGCGACCGGCGGGCTCGGCGGGGTGCACCGCGAGGCCTTCGACGAGTCGAACGACCTCATCACGCTCGCCCGCACCCCCATCACCGTGGTCTGCGCCGGCGTGAAGTCGATCCTGGACGTGGGCGCCACCCTGGAGCGGCTGGAGACGCTGGGCGTGACCGTCGTCGGGTACGGCACGCGCCGCTTCCCCGGCTTCTACATCACCGACGCCGGCTTCGACCTGGACTGGTCGGTGGAGACGCCCGAGCAGGTGGCGGCCGTGATGGCGGCGCGGCGCGCGCAGGGCGTGCACGGCGGCGGCCTGGTCGTGGCCAACCCGCTCCCGCTCGACGAGCAGCTCGACCCGGAGCTGCACGACCGTACGCTCGCCGAGGGGCTGGAAAAGCTGCGCGGCGAGGGGATCACGGGCAAGGCGGTGACGCCGTTCCTGCTCGCGCACTTCCACGCCGCGACGGAGGGGCGGAGCCTCGCTGTCAACGTGCGGATCATCCTGCGCAACGCCGAGCTCGCCGGCCGCATCGCGGTGGCGGCAGCAGCTTGATCATCGTCGTCGGAGACCTCGTCACGGACGTGGTTGCGGCGCTCGACGGGGCGCCCGCGGCGGGCACCGACACGGGCGCGCGGATCCGCTTCGCCGGCGGCGGGCAGGGCGCCAACACCGCCGCGTGGCTGGCCGCCGAGGGCGCACCCGTCACGCTGGTCGCCGCGGTCGGCGACGACGAGCCGGGCCGGACCCGGGTGGCGGAGCTGGCGGCCGCCGGGGTGCGCTGCGCGGTCCGCGCCCACTCCGGCACGCCCACCGGTACCGTCATCGTCCTCAGCCACGACGGCGAGCGCACGATGATCAACGACCGCGGCGCCGGCCTGCTGCTCTCCCCCGCCGACATCGACGCCGCGCTGGCCGCCGCGCCGGGCGCGCGGCACGTGCACGTCTCCGGGTACCCCCTGCTGGACCCGGCCTCCCGCGGCGCCGGCCTGCGCGCGCTGGCCGCGGCCCGCGAACATGGGCTGACCACCAGCGTCGACGCGGCGTCCGCGGGCCCGTTGCGGCGCGCGGGCGCCGCCTTCCTGGGTTGGGTACGAGCCATCGACCTCGTCCTCGCGAACGCCGACGAAGCCGCCGTGCTGGCCGGCGGCACCGACCCGGTCGCGCAAGCTCGCACGCTCGCCACGGTCGCGGTGCACGCGGTGGTGAAGCGCGGCCCGGCGGGCGCCGTCTGGGCCGGCCCGGACGGCGTGCACGAGGCACCCGGCCGCCCCGCGCACACGGTCGCCGACCCGACCGGTGCCGGCGACGCCTTCGCCGCGGGCCTGCTCTCCGCCTGGCTCGGCGGCGCGGAGCCGCGGGAGGCGCTGGACCGCGCGGTAGCCCTGGGCACGAAGGCGGTCGGCCTGCTCGGCGCCCGCCCGCCGCTTGAGGGCCGGGGTTCGCGTTAAGTCCTTAGCCGTCGGCGTCGATGGTGCGGGGCGGGGGTTTGCTCGGCAGCGCCTGCCGAGGGCCTTCCTCCGCTTCGGGCGGCTTGTGCCGGAAGCGGTACTGCTCCTTGGGCGGGCGGTCGTTGGCCAGGATCACGGCCAGCCATGGGATCAGGACCATGCCCAGCAGGCAGAGTGGCAGCCAGAGCCAGAGCAGCGGTGCCTTCGTGCCCACCAGGACCGCGGCGACCAGCAGGCAGACGCCTCGGATGGACATCATGACGACGTACCGCACCTGGCGGCTGCGCAACTGCTCCGCCTGGCTGCGGTCAGCGCCGGTGATCAGGATCGGCCGCTGGGCCTTTCGCTTCACCCGTCCATCCTTCCACTCGCTTCACCGTCCCGATTTTTGGCCGCCGTCGCGTATTACGCGCGTGGTACGCTCTGGCGCGTGGGGAGCAGGTTCAGCTTCACCGAAGAGGGCCTGGCCAACCTGCGGCTCTACGAGGTGAGTCCGGGCGAGGTCTGGGAAGCCCTCCACAGCACGCGCCGGATCATCCGGCACCTGGGCGACGACGTCATGGTCGTCTACGCGGCGACCGGTCGCGGGCGGCGGCTCGCGATCCTGCTCATCGAGGCGGACCGCGGTGACAACGACTGGGACGTCCTGTCCGCCCGCGATCTGACCGACGTCGAGTCCAAGCGGTACGACGAGGCACAGCAGGGGTGGCGACGATGAACAGAAACGACGCGCTCAAGCAGTTCCACGAGGGTGGCGACCGGCTCGCCGAGCTCATCGACGAAGGTCAGCCGGCAGAGCTGCCCGCCCCCGACAGCGACGTGCCGATGGTCAGCCGGTCCGTGCGGCTGCCGGTCGATACGTACGAGCGGGTGCGGGAGGCCGCCGAGGCGCGCGGCATCGGAGTCACCACCCTGATGCGGCAGTGGATCGAGGCGGGCTTAGCCGACCTCGACGAGTCCGCGACCGTCTCGCTCGCCGACGTGCGGCGGGCCATCGCGGCGCTCGCGCACCCGCGCGCCGCCTGAGCGCTACTTCTTCGCGGCGCTCGCGCACCCGCGCGCCGCCTGAGCGCTACTTCTTCGCGGCGGCAGCGGCCTTGGCGTCCGCCTTGGCCTGCTGCTTGTACTCGCGCACCTTCACCAGTGCCGCGGCGTCGACGATGTCGGCCACCGACTTGTAGGCGTCGTCCGGCCCGTACGCCCCGGCGGCCTCGCGCCACCCCGCAGGCCGCACGCCGAAGCGCTTGCCGAGCAGCGCCACGAAGATCTGCGCCTTCTGCTTGCCGAAGCCGGGCAGCGCGCTGACCCGCTTGAAGAGCTCCTTGCCGTCGCCCGCGGTGGTCCAGATGCTTTCTGCCTCGCCACCGTACGTATCCACCACGATGCGGCACGCCTCCTGCACCCGAGCGGCCATCGCCTTCGGAAAGCGGTGCAGCGCGGGCGGGGTGGCGAAGATGGCGGTCAGCGCCTCCGGATCGAAGTCGGCGAGCTCCTCCGCGGTCGGCTCGTGTCCGAGCCGGCGGCTCAGCTCGTACGGCGCGGAAAACGCACGCTCCAGCGGAAACTGCTGGTCGCAATAGGCAGCCGGATGTATGTACCTACTCCTTGGCAGCCTTCGCGGCGGCCTTCATCTCCTTCTTGTACGCCCGCACCTTGAGCAGCGACGGCTCGTCCACGATGTCGGCCACCGACTTGTACGTGCGGTCCGGCCCGTAGTCGCCCGCCGCCTCGCGCCAGCCCTTCGGACGCACCTCGTACCGCTTGCCGAGGAGCGCGATCAGGATCTGCGTCTTCTGCTTGCCGAAGCCGGGCACCTCGGAGATCCGCTTGAACAGCTCCTGGCCGGTCTTGGCCTCACCCCACAGCCGCGCGGCGTCACCGTCGTACTTGTCGACCAGGAGCTGGCAGACCTCCTGCACCCGCTTCGCGTTGGCCTTCGGGAAGCGGTGCAGCGCCGGCGGCGTGGCGAAGATGACGGTCAGCGCCTCCGGGTCGAAGTCGGCCAGCTCCTGCGCGGTGGGCTCGTGCCCGAGCCGCCGCACCAGCTCGTACGGCGACGAGAACGCCTTCTCGAAGGGGATCTGCTGGTCGAGCGTCATCCCGATGAGGAGCGCAAGCGGGTTGCGCTGGAGCAGGGCGTTCGCCTCTGCGTCGATGGGCAGCGTAATCGCCATGGCGGCCTCCGGAGGTAGCGGGCTACGCCCTACATCCTGCACTGCCTCCCCGCAGGAGTGCGCAGCCGCACTGCCGGCGCCCGCCAACGACGTTTGTCCGGCGGGTGGCAGCTCGACCGCGAATGGGTTGGCGCAAACTCGCGCACAAGCCTTGAGGCCATTGCCGCGCGCCCCACAAACTCGGAGGCGCCGACAATTCTTATCGCGGAAGGATCGTCAACATGGCACTCCGGTTCCTGGGGAAAGATCCCGACAGCCCGAACGGCGAGTCGCCTACGCTCTACTACGACGAAGATCGGGACACGTACGTATTCCAAGGCTGGAAGGTCACCGACGCCGAGCGCTTGGCGCAGTTGGACATCCCGGCTCACGAGACCGTGATCGAGTTTCCGAAGCGCATGATGCGTTTCTTTCCGGAGGTGAGTGGTGGCGGCGGAGCCGACGCTTGAGGATCTGATGCGCTCCTGCGAGCGGTCCGCGGTTCATCTGGAGCTGCGGGACGGCTACACGCGAAACGATCCGATGCTCGACGACTGGCTTGCCGGCGTCCGGCTCGATCCGGCCGATCGGGCGTCGTGGTGGCATCCGTGGCTGGAGCTCGTGGAGGAAACGATCGGGCGCGGCGTCAGCGTGCGCCGCGCCCGGATCGTCTCCACGCCGGTCAGCGAGTACATCCGGTACGAGTACGACGTCACGTTCCGAAACATCCTCGTCGGCGAAGAAGTGCGCTGGCTGTCGCGGCGCGATGCCACCGACATTCCGTTGCCTGGCAACGACTTCTGGCTCTTCGACGACCGTCTCCTGCTGGTGTACCACTTCGATGGCAAGGACGACCTGGCGGCTCGGGAGGTCACCCGCGAGCCTGGCGTGGTCAAGCTCTGCGGGTCGGCGTTCGAAGCGGTGTGGGAGCGCGCCACGCCACACGACGACTTCCGGCTCGACTGACACACTCGTCTCGTGGCGTCCCCGTCGTCCAGCGCACAGCAGGCGCTCGAAGCGCTCGGCACGCGGCTGCGCGAGATCCGCATCGACGCGGGCCTGACCGGGCGCGACCTCGGCCAGCTGGCCGGCTGGCACTCCTCGAAGGTCAGCCGCATCGAGCACGCCCGGCAGACCCCGTCCACCGACGACATCACCGCGTGGTGCAAGCATTGCGGCGCCGTCGACCAGGCGGCCGACCTCATCGCGTCGCTGCGCGCGGCCGAGGGCATGTACGTCGAGTGGCGCCGCATGGAACAGAGCGGCCTACGCGTGGCGCAACAGGCGGTCGTGACGCTCTGGGAGCGGACGCGCCACTTCCGCATCTACTCCCCTCGCCTGATCCCCGGCCCGGTCCAGACACGCGCCTACATCGCGGCGATGCTTGAGGGTGTACGCGCTCGCCGCGAAGTACCGGACGATGTGGACGCCGCGGTGCGGGTCCGAGTGGAGAAGCAACGCGTCATCCACGAGGGCGCCCATCGGTTCGCCATCCTCCTTGAGGAGAGCGTGCTACGGCACCCTATCGGTGACACGGAGACGATGGCCGGCCAACTCGGCTATCTGCTGACCGCCAGTGCCTTGCCTTCCGTGTCGCTGGGCGTCATCCCACTCGGCGCCGACCGCTCCGGCCAACTCGCCGTCGAGGGCTTCTGGCTCTTCGATGAGAAACAGGTCAATGTGGAGCTGGTCTCCGGGCATCTCACCCTCACACAGCCAAGCGAGATCACCATGTACGCCGAGGTCTTCGCTCGACTCGCCGATCTCGCCGTGTACGGCTCCGCCGCCCGCACTCTGATCACGGCAGCGATCAACGGGCTAAGCGATTGAGGCGTCGCAAACTCCCGCACATTCATTGAGCCGCGTTCGGCGCCGTACCTAGCGTCCTCCGGCAAGCGCTCAGCGCGGGAGGTGATTGGTGTGGGCCAGATCGTGATGGTCGCGGTCGCGTTGGTGGTGGGCTTCCTCGCCGGCCTGTTGGCGTTCAAGCGGTCAAACCGTTGGTGCCCTTCGTGCGGCTACCCGCTGGCCTGCGTGCGTTGCCACCGATCTCGCGCGGACGCGGTTCCTGATGGTCCGACGCGCCGGGCTGCCTGACACCCGGCCGTAACGAGGAGGTTCGGCGGTGCCGACCAAACGAGAGCAGTTTCAGCACTCCATCCGTGCTCGCTATCTGGGCGAGCGGATGCGCAGCCTGCGGGAGGAGCGCGGCCTGACGTTGAAGTACATCGCCGCGTTCCTCGGCGTGGAGTTCTCCACCCTGGCCCGGTACGAACGGGCGGAGTGGCCGTTCCGCGCCGACCACGTGACGGCGCTGCTCGACGTGTACGGCGTGTACGGGGAGCGCCAGCGCGAGGAGCTGGTGGCGCTGGCACGCAACGCGTGGCGGGTGTGCGGCTGGGAGGTCGCCGGCGTCAAAGACACCGGCACGGCTGGGGTCAACGAGCAGCCGATCATCGACCACTGGTGGATCCAGTCCAGGGCCGAGGAGTTGTGCGTCTACTCGCCCGCCCTGGTGCCGACGTTGTTGCGCGCCCGCGACTACGCCGAGGCGCTGATCCGCTTTCGCGACCCGAACACGCCGGTGATGAAGGTCGAGGCGGAGGTCCGCGAGCTGGTGGAGCGGCAGCAGGTGTTGGACGCCCGGCCACCCATGCGGCTCACGGTGATCCTGGAGGAGGCGGCGCTGTCCCGCCGCATCGCCGGGCCGGCCGTGACCCTGGCACAGTGGGAGCACTTGGTCCGCGCGGTCGAACGGCCGCACGTCACCGTCCTGGTCCTGCCCAGCAGCGCCGCCCTGCATCACGGCATCGACGGTGGCTTCACCCTCTGTCGGATGCACGCGCCGTACCCGCCGGTGGCGCTGCTCGACCAGCTCACCGGTCGCGCGGTGGTGGAGGCCGACGCGGCAGAGCGGTACAGCGTCGCGTTCGACAAGTTGAAGGAGGCGGCGCTCAACCCGGCGCATTCGATGGCGCTGATCGAGCAGGAGATCAACGACCTCGGCACGCTGGGACGGACGCCGGCCACTCGTGAGGCGGCGACCGCATGACGATCCCGTTCGACTCTGACGCTAACCGTGCTGCGGTAACGATGGCGGCGCAACGGATCTCTGCCTATGCTGACGCACACGGCATCGTCATCGACGAGGTGCACTGCGAGGACATCGCCCAAGCCGTCGTTCAGATCTATCAGGCATTCCATGCCGGCCTCCTACACAGGCCGCAAGTCGACGACGCACCGCAATCGATCACCTCGTAACGCTTCGGTCCTGGGTTCGTCTCTACACCTTCGGCGGCGAACCCGGGCCCGCGCCTCGTGGCAGGACTTGCAAGCGGCGACCGACTGTCTACGTGGATCGACCAAGACGCACGCACCGTTCCACAAGCCCGGGCCGGATTCTACTCATAACCCCGATCTCCTATTATTGTCGCGCCCTCTTTGCCTGCATAACGGTGTGACGACCCGACCACCGGTGGCATATCGTTAACCTCTGGCAAACTGGCGGGAGCGCACGCGAGGGGTACAAGATGGACTGGGAGACAGTCGTAGACATAGACCAAGCCTTGATTAACTGCCACATTGAGTTGATCGGAGATTGGTACAGGGATCCATGGGATGGCCCGAATTGGATTGGGTCGCCAAGAAACACAAAGAATTAGTGTTTGCACGATTAAAGGCATCGGGCGCCCGAAGCGTTTCACCAATCGATGTTCCCAAAGAGAATTTCATGATCAGGCCAGCGGTTGTTATCGACCCAGTGGATAGACTGGCATATCAAGCCTTAACAGATCGTTTGAGCAAGAGCGTGATCGGCGAGATGCACCGTCAAGCCTACGGATGGCGCCTTCATGTTAAGGACCCGAAGCCCGGCGCCTATTCGACCAACGACGCCCAGTGGGAACTCTACCGTAATCACCTCAGCGCACTAGTCGCTAACTTTGAGGTCGCACTGAAGACAGACGTTGTGTCATGCTTCGCAAGTCTTCGACTTGACGTCATAGCGGATGAATTTTACGCCCGAGCAGGAAGCAGCGCGGTCGTGGAGCGCACCCTCTCGATGCTCGAGTCGTGGGAAAAGGCACCCAATCGCTCAGGAATCCCTCAACGATCGCTCGCTTCAGCAGTCCTCGGAAACATGGTCCTTTCGCGTATTGACGATATCCTCAAGTACCATGCCAAACCCATGTCTCCGGCCGAAGCGGGCCTAAGTTTCGCTCGATGGATGGACGATATTTGGCTCTTTGGGTCCGACGCAGGCGACCTCCGATCTGCCCAGATCGAGATTCAGGATGGCTTGCAAGCACTCGGTTTGCATATCAATACTGGAAAAACCAAGTTGCTTGAAGGATCTGAAATTGCAGATCACGCCCTAAACGTCGCGCACAGTGCAGTAGACGACGGATTCCTAAGTCTTATCGCCGGCAAACCAGCGGATACTGGGCCGCTCGATGAGTTGGTCGAGAAACTCTTGGCAGAGAAAGAAGAAGCTAGCAGAACTAGCATAAAGTTTGCAACGAAGCGCATGCGAGAGCACAAGCACTTCTCCAAGGTGGACGGCTTCGTGGACGTGGCTCCGCGCATGCCTCATGCCGCCGATGCGCTCGCGCGCCTATTTAGAGATGCCGATCGAGCGAACGAACTGGCAAGCTGGTATCTCGAATATCGTTCAACCCCATGGGCCAAGTTACAGTGGTCTAGCGCGCAGCTTGGGACTATGTTTTCGTCCAGTGTTCGGCCACAGGTCGAGGTAGTCGACCACTTTGCAGAGATTCTTTCGGCAGGTGGTCTGTCGCTCCCAATGGCGGCCTTAGCAGCCCAACGTCTGGCAAGCTGGGATGCCTCGAAAGCCCGTGCTGTCATATCTGAAGCCGTCAAGAAATCCGACAGCGCTCTGCAACGCAGAGTTTTAGCCTTGGCCGCCCTCCATGCTGACCACAACCGGACGATTATCAAGAAGTGGCTAAACGACTTCGAAGAAAACTCACTAACCCTAGAAATGCTGAAGGAAACCAACTTCAAGAAACCCAAACTCAAGCCAGATTTTGAAGGGTGACCTCATGGCTCGCCCCCATCCCGTGTGCCGTCGACCCGCACGTACGTGGAGCGGGCCGCCGCCCGGGGCGCCACGTCAAGCGGACCTTGACGGTAAAACGGCGGCTGGCGCCCCGGGCGGGGGTCTGCTCGGCTCGCCCGGGTCGACGGCGCACGGGATGGCTCAGCGCCCACCCACGGACCGCAACACGCGCGCGGAGCGAGACGATCCCGGAGCCGGAGCGCCCCCGCCGGAGGCGCCCTGACCGCAAGAGACGCGACGAGTGCCAGCGCAACGCCTCCTGGGCCAGGCACCACGCCGTCGCCTTCTCGCTCCTTGCGGAGAGGCGCCGTTGACATCCGGTGCGGGCGCTGCCGTAG
The window above is part of the Phytohabitans houttuyneae genome. Proteins encoded here:
- a CDS encoding RNA-directed DNA polymerase, with the protein product MGWPELDWVAKKHKELVFARLKASGARSVSPIDVPKENFMIRPAVVIDPVDRLAYQALTDRLSKSVIGEMHRQAYGWRLHVKDPKPGAYSTNDAQWELYRNHLSALVANFEVALKTDVVSCFASLRLDVIADEFYARAGSSAVVERTLSMLESWEKAPNRSGIPQRSLASAVLGNMVLSRIDDILKYHAKPMSPAEAGLSFARWMDDIWLFGSDAGDLRSAQIEIQDGLQALGLHINTGKTKLLEGSEIADHALNVAHSAVDDGFLSLIAGKPADTGPLDELVEKLLAEKEEASRTSIKFATKRMREHKHFSKVDGFVDVAPRMPHAADALARLFRDADRANELASWYLEYRSTPWAKLQWSSAQLGTMFSSSVRPQVEVVDHFAEILSAGGLSLPMAALAAQRLASWDASKARAVISEAVKKSDSALQRRVLALAALHADHNRTIIKKWLNDFEENSLTLEMLKETNFKKPKLKPDFEG